In Notolabrus celidotus isolate fNotCel1 chromosome 10, fNotCel1.pri, whole genome shotgun sequence, one DNA window encodes the following:
- the LOC117820107 gene encoding cytoplasmic protein NCK2-like, with product MTEEVIVVAKWDYTAQQDQELDIRKNERLYLLDDTKTWWRVRNTANQTGYVPSNYVERKNSLKKGSLVKNIKDTLGLGKTKRKTSARDASPTPSSDTEYPSNGSGGGGGGAAERIYDLNIPAVVKFAYTAEREDELTLVKASKVTVMEKCSDGWWRGSQAGRVGWFPSNYVQEDVGGADETGEGDSSLGYTGGSQGTLLANGRAGGGGVLHLVQTLYPFSSVTEEELNFEKGEVMEVVEKPENDPEWWRCKNSRGMVGLVPKNYVVVLDERPALPSSTSSSPQNRSVVPARSGKFAGRDWYYGDVTRHQAEGILNERGEEGDFLIRDSESSPNDFSVSLKAVGKNKHFKVQQTEGVYCIGQRRFNSMDELVEHYKKAPIFTSEHGEKLYLVKALL from the exons ATGACAGAGGAGGTGATTGTTGTAGCCAAGTGGGACTACACGGCCCAGCAGGACCAGGAACTTGACATCCGAAAAAACGAGCGTCTCTACCTCCTGGACGACACAAAGACCTGGTGGCGCGTTCGCAACACCGCCAACCAGACGGGGTATGTGCCGTCGAACTACGTGGAACGTAAGAACAGCCTGAAGAAAGGCTCGCTGGTGAAGAACATCAAGGACACACTGG GTTTAGGAAAAACCAAGAGGAAGACGAGTGCCCGAGATGCTTCCCCCACGCCGAGCTCAGACACAGAGTATCCCTCCAACGGCAgcggaggagggggaggaggagccGCTGAGAGAATCTACGACCTCAACATCCCCGCTGTGGTCAAGTTCGCCTACACAGCGGAGAGGGAGGATGAGCTGACCCTGGTCAAGGCCTCGAAGGTCACCGTGATGGAGAAATGTAGTGATGGATGGTGGCGGGGCAGCCAGGCGGGTCGTGTGGGTTGGTTCCCCTCAAACTACGTGCAGGAGGATGTGGGAGGAGCAGATGAAACAGGGGAGGGGGATTCCTCTCTGGGCTACACGGGAGGCTCTCAAGGGACTTTGTTAGCTAACGGGCGTGCAGGCGGTGGCGGAGTGCTCCACCTGGTGCAAACTCTCTACCCCTTCAGCTCCGTGACGGAGGAGGAGCTGAACTTTGAGAAGGGCGAGGtgatggaggtggtggagaaGCCTGAGAACGACCCTGAGTGGTGGAGGTGTAAGAACTCTCGTGGAATGGTGGGCCTGGTACCTAAAAACTATGTGGTGGTGCTGGATGAGCGGCCCGCCCTCCCCTCCTCTACGTCGAGCTCCCCGCAGAACCGTTCCGTGGTTCCAGCCCGCTCAGGGAAGTTCGCCGGGAGGGACTGGTACTACGGCGACGTCACTAGACACCAGGCCGAGGGTATCCTCAACGAGAGGGGCGAGGAGGGCGACTTCCTCATACGAGACAGCGAATCATCA CCCAATGATTTCTCCGTGTCTCTGAAAGCTGTCGGTAAGAATAAGCACTTTAAAGTGCAGCAGACGGAGGGAGTGTACTGTATCGGCCAGCGCAGGTTCAACTCCATGGACGAACTCGTGGAGCACTACAAGAAAGCCCCCATCTTCACCAGCGAACACGGAGAGAAGCTGTACCTGGTCAAAGCACTGCTGTGa